A stretch of the Panthera uncia isolate 11264 chromosome D1, Puncia_PCG_1.0, whole genome shotgun sequence genome encodes the following:
- the LOC125915759 gene encoding olfactory receptor 9Q1-like, which translates to MAEKNLTSTTQFLLTAFTDCPEQALPLFLLFLLIYLITLLGNAGMVILIRVDGRLHTPMYFLLSHLSFMDICYSSVTVPQMLAVLLEHGAALSYTRCAAQFFLFTFFGSIDCYLLAIMAYDRYVAVCRPLLYVTVMTQKARLGFVAGAYSAGLFSASVRTVSAFTLSFCGTNEIDFIFCDLPPLLKLTCGDSYTQEVVIIVFAIFVIPACMVAILVSYLFIIVAIMRIPSSGGRAKTFSTCASHLTAVSLFFGTLIFMYLRDNSGHSLQEDRVVAVFYTTVIPMLSPLIYSLRNQEVKEALRKVLE; encoded by the coding sequence ATGGCAGAGAAGAACCTCACCTCCACGACCCAGTTCCTCCTTACTGCGTTCACTGACTGTCCTGAACaggctctccctctcttcctcctctttctgttGATCTATCTCATCACCTTGCTGGGGAACGCAGGAATGGTCATCCTGATCCGCGTGGATGGCCGGCTCCACACCCCGATGTACTTCCTCCTGAGTCACCTCTCTTTCATGGACATCTGCTACTCGTCCGTCACGGTCCCCCAGATGCTGGCCGTGCTGCTGGAGCACGGGGCGGCTCTGTCCTACACACGCTGTGCCGCTCAGTTCTTCCTCTTCACCTTCTTTGGCTCCATCGACTGCTACCTCCTGGCAatcatggcctatgaccgctacgTGGCCGTGTGCCGGCCCCTGCTTTATGTCACCGTCATGACGCAGAAGGCCCGTCTGGGTTTTGTGGCTGGGGCTTACAGTGCTGGTCTCTTCAGTGCCTCGGTGAGGACAGTCTCGGCTTTCACCCTCTCCTTCTGTGGAACCAATGAGATCGACTTTATTTTCTGTGATCTCCCTCCCCTGTTAAAGCTGACCTGTGGGGACAGCTACACCCAGGAGGTGGTCATTATTGTGTTTGCGATATTTGTCATCCCTGCCTGCATGGTGGCCATCTTGGTGTCCTACCTGTTCATCATCGTGGCCATCATGAGGATCCCCTCCTCGGGAGGCCGGGCCAAGACCTTCTCCACGTGTGCCTCCCACCTCACGGCCGTGTCACTCTTCTTCGGCACTCTCATCTTCATGTACCTGAGAGACAACTCTGGCCACTCCTTGCAGGAAGATCGGGTGGTGGCTGTGTTCTACACAACAGTGATCCCCATGCTGAGCCCCCTCATCTATAGCCTGAGgaaccaggaagtgaaggaaGCCCTGAGGAAAGTTCTCGAATGA